The window TGAAGCCCCAGTAAACGGCGGCCGTAACTATAACGGTCCTAAGGTAGCGAAATTCCTTGTCAGGTAAGTTCTGACCCGCACGAAAGGCGTAACGATTTGGGCACTGTCTCAACGAGGGGCTCGGTGAAATTGTAATGACGGTGAAGATGCCGTCTACCTGCGACAGGACAGAAAGACCCCGTGGAGCTTTACTGTAGCTTGACATTGGGTTTTGGTATTTGATGTACAGGATAGGTGGGAGACTGAGAAGTATGTACGCTAGTATGTATGGAGTCGCCGTTGGGATACCACCCTTTAGATATTGAAATTCTAACTTGATACCATGAAGCTGGTAAAAGGACCGTGTCAGGTGGGCAGTTTGACTGGGGCGGTCGCCTCCCAAAGAGTAACGGAGGCGCCCAAAGGTTCCCTCAGCGCGGAAGGAAATCGCGCGTTAGAGTGTAAAGGCAAAAGGGAGCTTGACAGCGAGACCTACAAGTCGAGCTGGTACGAAAGTAGGGCTTAGTGATCCGGCGGTGCCGAGTGGAAGGGCCGTCGCTCAACGGATAAAAGCTACCCCGGGGATAACAGGCTTATCTCCCCCAAGAGTCCACATCGACGGGGAGGTTTGGCACCTCGATGTCGGCTCATCGCATCCTGGGGCTGAAGTAGGTCCCAAGGGTTGGGCTGTTCGCCCATTAAAGCGGTACGTGAGCTGGGTTCAGAACGTCGTGAGACAGTTCGGTCCCTATCCGTCGCAGGCGCAGGAAACTTGAGAAGAGCTGTCCCTAGTACGAGAGGACCGGGATGGACGGACCGCTGGTGTACCAGCTATCGTGCCAACGGTAATGCTGGGTAACTAAGTTCGGAAGGGATAAGCGCTGAAAGCATCTAAGCGCGAAGCCCGCTTCAAGATGAGGTTTCCCACTTGAAAGAGGTAAGATCCCATGAAGACGACATGGTAGATAGGCCGGGGGTGTAAGGGCAGTAATGTTTTGAGCCGACCGGTACTAATCGATCGAGGACTTGACCTAGAAACGACCTTTACGAAAAGCGCTGTTTAGTTTTCAGGGAATGAATAAGTCAATAAGTTTCTGGTGACGATACCGGAGGGGATACACCTGTTCCCATCCCGAACACAGCAGTTAAGTCCTCCAGGGCCGATGGTACTTGGGGCTCACGCCCCTGGGAGAGTAGGTCGTCGCCAGAATATTTTTTAACCCCACTGCCTAAGCAGTGGGGTTTGTTATTTGTAAATATGACTTTTTTCCTATCCATCTACATCTGAAACAACTTCAACTTGCTGGGGAATAAAGTTTGTTCCGGACCATTTTAAAGTGGTTCTTACATAGCCAATGGTCTCGGCATTATATCGTCCAATGATTCTTTGCAGTGCGATAAGTTCCAAAATACCGTCCTGATCAACGTCTACGGGATTAAGTCCGCCCAAGCCAAGTACGCTGCCTTCCGTGGGAGTAATTAATCTTCCGCTGGTATCGTATAGGTCGGAAAATTCCTCCTTGTAATTGCTGATGTCCAAGGTAAAGGTCCGATTGCCATTGATTTGAGCTACCCGAACCTGATAGTTATCTTGAAAAGTCACTTGGAATTGACTGCTGGCATTAAATTGGTCATAGTCAAACATTTTCACCAGGCGATTATCCGTCACCGAATAGACGTAAGCAAATAAATAGCCGCCACTGCCGCCGGAATCCATCCGCAGCAGAATATCCGGCACTTGATCCCCGGTAAAATCCCCTAAAAATAAATAGGCACCATAACCGGAGTTTGAAGGAGGAGTGGTGCAGATGGTATTGGCTGTTTTGCCATCTTCCACGCATAAAGTGATGTTTTCGGAAAAAGGGCTGTCCGGATCCGGTTTATCCCCCCTCAGAAGAATTCTGTCCGGGGTTCCGTCTCCGTTGACATCCGCTTCTGCGGAATCAAGTACAACCTGTCCTGAATTAGACGGATTCCCTGGAGGATCGTCGTCTGTATTTAGATAGGAGACGCCATCCAAGGGCGTCAGAAGCTGTAGTGATGGATTGCCGCTGCTTAGCCCAATCATATAGGCACTATAGGCTCGCCCGGCGGAGAGGCTTTGATTCGGAACATTTAAGATGACATTACTGGTATCGGCAAGCTGGGTCTGTAAAGTGTAGGTGCCGGGAGGAAGGGGCGTATAGTCTGTGCTTTGTTGATAAGAAACATTAGAGAATAGAGTCCTTTGATCCGGCAGTGTAACATCTACAGCAGGCGTGTCGGGAGAAAGATGAACAAATTTAAGCAAAACCCCATTGGGGTTCAGCGGTGTAGCGGGCTGGTCGGAAATAGCCCGTAGCGCCGTTGCGGATTGCTTACCGGTTATGGCTAGGGTTTGTATGGAGTCTGGTGGGATAGTCAGGTTGGTTTCCAGTACCGGCTGTTCTCTGGAGCCGGCCGGATAGATTTGGATGTTGTAATTGCCTGTTTGGACCGGCCGGTATTCTGTAAAATTTCGGTAGCTTAGGCCTGTGGCGATCCGATCGTTATTGGCATAGACATCCATCGGAGGGCTGTCCGGAGAAGCATGCAGTATTCTAATATAAGAAGACATTCGAATCAACGCCTTTTCTACAATATACTCTATAATATGTTAGAAAAGGCTAAATGTGCCAAATAGCAAGGCCGATGTATGAGAGATCCAGCTTTGATGTTAAGATTGGCTCATGAGCGAGGTAATCACAGCGTATACCGATGTGCTGAAGACCAGCAGGGAGACGCCCTGTTGAAACTTGGGCTGACTGACCTTGGGAAAAATAAGATATCCCAGATGGCCGCCCAGGATGGCCAGGGGGATTAAAGATAAAGCCGTAAAGACCGTATTCTGATCCACTCCGCCTAAATAAATCAGTAAAGAAAGACTGCACAGGTAAGCCAGGATAAAATAGGCTGCTGTTGTGGCGCGAAAGTGTTCTTTAGGAAGTTTCTGATTGCTGAGAAAGAGAATTACAGGAGGTCCCGGCATACCCACGCTGGAGGTTAAAAAGCCGGAGATGGAACCGGCCGTAGCCTCCCAGATCCTGCCGGCTACATTTTTTGCCGTGGCTCCGCTAATAAGGATCAAACTGAAAATGCCGGTCACCAGACCAATAATAAGTTTTAAAAGATGCACATCGGAAGAAAAGAAAACATATGCGCCTAGGGGAATCCCCAGGATGCTTCCCAAAAATAGGTTTTTGACCACAGGGACCAAAACCTGTTGGCGTACTTTAAAGGTAAGGGAAGAAAGAGAGGCAATGGAAATAATGGCGTTAATAATTACAACGTGATGGGGATCGTAAATCAGAAGCAGTAAGGGCATTGATACCAAAGCAAAACCAAAGCCGGTGATTCCCTGGAGGGATGCGGCAAGAGCCACGATGAAGGCGGAACCGAGCCAGGGCAA is drawn from Desulforamulus ruminis DSM 2154 and contains these coding sequences:
- a CDS encoding sulfite exporter TauE/SafE family protein, with protein sequence MALAASLQGITGFGFALVSMPLLLLIYDPHHVVIINAIISIASLSSLTFKVRQQVLVPVVKNLFLGSILGIPLGAYVFFSSDVHLLKLIIGLVTGIFSLILISGATAKNVAGRIWEATAGSISGFLTSSVGMPGPPVILFLSNQKLPKEHFRATTAAYFILAYLCSLSLLIYLGGVDQNTVFTALSLIPLAILGGHLGYLIFPKVSQPKFQQGVSLLVFSTSVYAVITSLMSQS
- a CDS encoding DUF4397 domain-containing protein → MSSYIRILHASPDSPPMDVYANNDRIATGLSYRNFTEYRPVQTGNYNIQIYPAGSREQPVLETNLTIPPDSIQTLAITGKQSATALRAISDQPATPLNPNGVLLKFVHLSPDTPAVDVTLPDQRTLFSNVSYQQSTDYTPLPPGTYTLQTQLADTSNVILNVPNQSLSAGRAYSAYMIGLSSGNPSLQLLTPLDGVSYLNTDDDPPGNPSNSGQVVLDSAEADVNGDGTPDRILLRGDKPDPDSPFSENITLCVEDGKTANTICTTPPSNSGYGAYLFLGDFTGDQVPDILLRMDSGGSGGYLFAYVYSVTDNRLVKMFDYDQFNASSQFQVTFQDNYQVRVAQINGNRTFTLDISNYKEEFSDLYDTSGRLITPTEGSVLGLGGLNPVDVDQDGILELIALQRIIGRYNAETIGYVRTTLKWSGTNFIPQQVEVVSDVDG